AAGCCTGAGATGAATGAATCCCGAAAACGGCAATACTTACGGCAATAGCCAACTCAAAATTATTTCCTGTAGCTGTAAATGCAATTGAAACATTCTTATCATACGGAACTTTCATTAATTTATTGATTGAAAAGCTAATAAAAAACATCAATACAAAGTAGATAATCAACGGAACTGCAATTTTCACAACATCCATCGGAAGCTCTAATATTTGATCCCCTTTTAAGCTAAACATTAAAATAATGGTAAATAACAATGCATATAATGTAACCGGTGAAATCATAGGAATGAATTTTCGGTTATACCATTCTTTTCCTTTTGACTTTATCAGAAAATAGCGGGATAGAAAGCCTGCCAAAAATGGTATTCCCAGATAAATAAAAACACTTTCAGTAACATCCTGAACGGGTACAGAAATATTAAAACCTCCAAGACCTAGTTTCTGAGGAAGAACATTAATAAACAGCCAAACCAGAAAACTGTATGATACAATCTGAAAAACGCTGTTTAATGCAATCAGTAATGCTGCATACTCTCGATTTCCTTTGGCCAGATCATTCCAGACAATAACCATGGCAATGCACCTTGCCAGACCTATCAGGATCAATCCTATCATAAAGTCTGGTTCATTTCTTA
This genomic interval from Chryseobacterium joostei contains the following:
- the arsB gene encoding ACR3 family arsenite efflux transporter, which translates into the protein MNVQLKFLDRYLTLWIFLAMIIGIGLGCFFPNISVTINSLSSGTTNIPLAIGLILMMYPPLAKVDYSLLPQVFKDTKVISISLLLNWVVGPVLMFVLAIIFLRNEPDFMIGLILIGLARCIAMVIVWNDLAKGNREYAALLIALNSVFQIVSYSFLVWLFINVLPQKLGLGGFNISVPVQDVTESVFIYLGIPFLAGFLSRYFLIKSKGKEWYNRKFIPMISPVTLYALLFTIILMFSLKGDQILELPMDVVKIAVPLIIYFVLMFFISFSINKLMKVPYDKNVSIAFTATGNNFELAIAVSIAVFGIHSSQAFVGVIGPLVEVPVLILLVKASLYLKKRYQLK